The following is a genomic window from Janibacter sp. DB-40.
GCAGGAGGCCGCCGACATCGACACGGCCACGTTCCGGGAGCTCATCTCGTACGGCCTGCTGCCCAAGAGCAGCGAGTACTACGACGACGGCGATCTCGAGGTGGCCCGCGCCTCGGGGGCCCTGGTGGCCGCCGGCATCGACGTGCGACACCTGCGCCCCTTCAAGAGTGCGGCCGAGCGCGAGCTCGGTCTGGCCGATCACGTCCTGGGGCACCAGGCACTGCGCGGCAGGGCCGCCGACGCCGACGGGCTCGACGACGAATCGGTCACCAGGCGGGTTGTCGAGGACTGCCTCGACCTCCACCTGGCGCTCGTGCGCCGGGGACTGCAGACGCGCGGATGAGTGAGGGATACGGTGGGAGGGTGAAGTTGCTCGACGTCCTCGGTGTCCGGGTGGAGATGCCCACCTCCCAACCGATCGTGCTCCTGCGAGAGCGCGACGGTGGTCGACACCTGCCGATCTGGATCGGCGCGGCGGAGGCCACCGCGATCGCCTACGCCCAGGAGGGGGTCGAGCCGCCGCGTCCCCTGACCCACGACCTCCTCGTCGACGTCATCGCCGCCGTCGGCCGCGAGCTGAGCACGGTGCGGATCGACGCGGTGCTCGAGGGTGTCTTCCACGCCACCCTCGTGCTCGACGACGGGACCGAGATCTCTGCGCGGACCTCCGACGGCGTCGCACTGGCCCTGCGCACCGGCGCCGAGATCGTCGCCACGGACCAGGTGCTCGACGAGGTGGGGATCGAGTCCACCGATGACGACGAGGACGAGGTGGCGAAGTTCAAGGAGTTCCTGGACGAGGTGTCGCCGGAGGACTTCGACGAGCCCGGCACCGAGAGCTGAGGCCGGGGCACCGCGGACGGGCCGGTACGCCCGTCCATCCCGGCGCGACCTGATCGTTACCGACACGCAAGCCCTTCCTCGCGGGGGGTGTTTGACGCCCTCCCCGAGCCGCCGTAGCGTCGAAGACAGCACCGGGCCACACCGGTGCAATTCCACCCGGCTCGGTCCGGGACCACGGTGAGGGCAGGAGGGCGTAGTGGACGCCACCAACGACGAGGGCCGGACCCCCGTCCGGACCCAGGGCGTGCTCTTCGACGACGACCTGCCCGAGCTGTCCGAGGACATCGGTTACCGCGGTCCCGCCGCGTGCAGTGCCGCGGGGATCACCTATCGACAGCTCGACTACTGGGCCCGCACCGGTCTGGTCGAGCCCTCCGTGCGCGGTGCCGCCGGCTCCGGCAGTCAGCGCCTCTACGGCTTCCGTGACATCCTCGTGCTCAAGGTGGTCAAGCGCCTCCTGGACACCGGGGTGTCCCTCCAGCAGATCCGCGTCGCGATCCAGCACCTGCGTGAGCGCGGTGTCGAGGACCTGGCGCAGATCACCCTGATGAGCGACGGCGCGAGCGTCTACGAGTGCACCTCCGCCGACGAGGTCATCGACCTCGTCCAGGGTGGGCAGGGCGTCTTCGGGATCGCAGTCGGCCGGGTCTGGCGTGAGGTCGAGGGCTCGCTGCTGGAGATCCCGAGCGAGCGGATGGACCAGGCAGAGCCTGCGGAGATGCCGGGGGACGAGCTCTCCGCCCGCCGACGCGCAAAGCTCGCCTGAGCCCCTCCCGCGTCCCGGTCGCGCTGATAGCCTGACACCGCTGCTCACCCCACGGGGGAGAGTCCTCGCGCGTTGCGCGGGGCGCCGAAGGGGCAAATCTCCCCGGAACCTCTCAGGCGCCAGGACCCCGCGGATCAGGCACCTCTGGAGCGCCAGGCGTGACAGAAGGGGAGGCTGGCTTTGTACCCGCACGCGTCCAAGGGAGCCTCATGAGCGCCACACCACCCCTGTCCGAGTTCGTCGGCCGTCACAACGGCCCCCGAGAGTCCGATGTCCGGGAGATGCTCGGGGCCATCGGCCAGCCGAGCCTCGAGGCCCTGTGCGACGCGGCCGTGCCCGCCGCCATCCGTCAGACGAGCTCCGTCGACATCGAGGCAGCAGCCAGCGAGCTGGCCGTCATCGAGGAGCTGCGGGGCCTCGCGGCCAAGAACACCGTGATGACGTCGATGATCGGTCTGGGCTACTACGGCACGATCACGCCGGCAGTCATCCAGCGCAACGTCCTGGAGAACCCCGCCTGGTACACCGCCTACACCCCGTACCAACCGGAGATCAGCCAGGGGCGCCTCGAGGCGCTGCTGAACTTCCAGACGATGGTCGCCGACCTCACCGGCCTGCAGACGTCCGGCTCCTCCCTGCTGGACGAGGCGACGGCAGCGGCCGAGGCCATGACCGTCATGCGCCGCTCCAGCAAGGCCGCCAAGGACGCGGTCATGCTCGTCGACGACAACACCTTCCCGCAGACGCGCGCCGTCATCGACACGCGGGCCGTGCCCCTGGGCATCGATGTCGTCGGAGCCGACCTGACGGGCATCACGACCGCCGCGGAGCTGCGTGCCGCAGCAGGAGATCGCGAGGTCTTCGGCGTGCTCGTCCAGTTCCCGGCCGCGGACGGGACGATCACCGACTGGACGGCCATGGCGAGCGCGGCCCACGAGGCGGGGGCGCTCGTGACAGCCGCCGCTGACCTCCTCGCCCTGACCCTGCTCACGGCGCCCGGGGAGTGGGGGGCCGACGTCGCCGTCGGGACCACCCAGCGCTTCGGGGTGCCGATGGCCTTCGGCGGGCCGCACGCGGGCTACATGGCCGTGCGAGCGGGTCTCGAGCGCACGCTGCCGGGCCGACTCGTCGGCGTGTCCGTCGACGCCGAGGGGCGCGCCAGCTACCGGCTGGCCCTGCAGACACGAGAGCAGCACATCCGTCGCGACAAGGCGACGAGCAACATCTGCACCGCACAGGTGCTCCTGGCGGTCATGGCCTCCATGTACGCCGTCTACCACGGCCCGGACGGGCTGCGCGCGATCGCCGAGCGCGTCCACGGCACGGCCGTGGGCCTGGCGGCGACGCTGCGCTCCGGCGGCGTCGAGGTCAACGACGCACCCTGGTTCGACACGCTCCGGGTGAGCGTTCCCGGACGAGCCGACGAGGTCGTCAGCGCAGCCGTGGAGGCCGGGGTCAACCTCTGGCGCCACGATGCCGACACGGTCCTGGTGTCCGTGGACGAGACGACGGACCCGAGCGAGGTCGCCGCGGTGGCCGCGGCCTTCGGGGTCCCCGTCGCCGGCGGCGACGCGCACGAGGTCGACTCCTCGCACGCACCACAGGTGTCGCCGCAGTGGTCCCCGCAGCTGCTGCGGACGAGCGAGTACCTGACTCACCCCGTCTTCCACGAGTACCGCAGCGAGACGCAGATGCTGCGGTACCTGCGTCGCCTGTCCGACCGGGACTTCGCCCTCGACCGCGGGATGATCCCGCTGGGGTCGTGCACGATGAAGCTCAACGCGACGACCGAGATGGCGGCCATCACCTGGCCCGAGTTCGCCGGGCTGCACCCCTTCGCGCCCGACGACCAGACGGTGGGCATCCGCGAGCTCGTCGGCCAGCTCAGCGGCTGGCTCAGCGAGGTCACGGGCTACCACTCGGTCTCCTTGCAGCCCAATGCCGGGTCGCAGGGCGAGCTCGCCGGTCTGCTCGCCATCCGGGCCCACCACGCCGCTTCGGGCGCGGAGCAGCGCCGTGTCTGCCTGATCCCCGCCAGCGCGCACGGCACCAACGCCGCCTCCGCTGTCATGGCAGGGATGAAGGTCGTCGTGGTCAGGACCGCCGAGGGCGGTGACATCGACATGGACGACCTGCGGGCCAAGATCGACAAGCACCGCGACGACCTCGCCGCGATCATGGTCACCTACCCGAGCACGCACGGGGTCTTCGAGGA
Proteins encoded in this region:
- a CDS encoding bifunctional nuclease family protein, which produces MKLLDVLGVRVEMPTSQPIVLLRERDGGRHLPIWIGAAEATAIAYAQEGVEPPRPLTHDLLVDVIAAVGRELSTVRIDAVLEGVFHATLVLDDGTEISARTSDGVALALRTGAEIVATDQVLDEVGIESTDDDEDEVAKFKEFLDEVSPEDFDEPGTES
- the gcvP gene encoding aminomethyl-transferring glycine dehydrogenase codes for the protein MSATPPLSEFVGRHNGPRESDVREMLGAIGQPSLEALCDAAVPAAIRQTSSVDIEAAASELAVIEELRGLAAKNTVMTSMIGLGYYGTITPAVIQRNVLENPAWYTAYTPYQPEISQGRLEALLNFQTMVADLTGLQTSGSSLLDEATAAAEAMTVMRRSSKAAKDAVMLVDDNTFPQTRAVIDTRAVPLGIDVVGADLTGITTAAELRAAAGDREVFGVLVQFPAADGTITDWTAMASAAHEAGALVTAAADLLALTLLTAPGEWGADVAVGTTQRFGVPMAFGGPHAGYMAVRAGLERTLPGRLVGVSVDAEGRASYRLALQTREQHIRRDKATSNICTAQVLLAVMASMYAVYHGPDGLRAIAERVHGTAVGLAATLRSGGVEVNDAPWFDTLRVSVPGRADEVVSAAVEAGVNLWRHDADTVLVSVDETTDPSEVAAVAAAFGVPVAGGDAHEVDSSHAPQVSPQWSPQLLRTSEYLTHPVFHEYRSETQMLRYLRRLSDRDFALDRGMIPLGSCTMKLNATTEMAAITWPEFAGLHPFAPDDQTVGIRELVGQLSGWLSEVTGYHSVSLQPNAGSQGELAGLLAIRAHHAASGAEQRRVCLIPASAHGTNAASAVMAGMKVVVVRTAEGGDIDMDDLRAKIDKHRDDLAAIMVTYPSTHGVFEDTISELCGLVHDAGGQVYVDGANLNALVGLAQPGKFGADVSHLNLHKTFCIPHGGGGPGVGPVAVREHLAPYLPNHPLAPAAGPQTGVGPISAAPYGSAGILPISWAYVRLMGGAGLSRATQLAVLNANYVAKRLGEHYPVLYAGPGGIVAHECIVDLRAMTKETGVTVDDVAKRLIDYGFHAPTMSFPVAGTFMIEPTESEDKGEIDRFCDAMIAIREEIETVAKGEEVTTSMLRRAPHTAASLAQEWDRPYSREDAVFPVGVDAADKYWPPVARIDGAYGDRNLVCSCPSPEELAEIG
- a CDS encoding MerR family transcriptional regulator — encoded protein: MDATNDEGRTPVRTQGVLFDDDLPELSEDIGYRGPAACSAAGITYRQLDYWARTGLVEPSVRGAAGSGSQRLYGFRDILVLKVVKRLLDTGVSLQQIRVAIQHLRERGVEDLAQITLMSDGASVYECTSADEVIDLVQGGQGVFGIAVGRVWREVEGSLLEIPSERMDQAEPAEMPGDELSARRRAKLA